One Thermoanaerobacter pseudethanolicus ATCC 33223 DNA window includes the following coding sequences:
- a CDS encoding glycerophosphodiester phosphodiesterase — protein sequence MKPLVIAHRGDSRNAPENTLASFKSALEMGADGIELDVQLTKDGQLVVIHDERVDRTTDGIGFVKDFTLKELKRLDAGIKFDKKFAGERIPSLYEVFELIGHKNFIVNIEIKSGIVLYPGIEEKLIKAIEDYDFEDRVVISSFNHYSLRDVKRMAPELKIGLLYQCGLVEPWHMAIRMKAYSLHPFYFNIIPELVEGCKKNNIKLFPWTVDRKEDMEMMIKAGVDAIITDDPQTLINLLEKGE from the coding sequence ATGAAACCTTTAGTAATCGCCCATAGAGGAGATTCAAGAAATGCTCCAGAAAACACATTAGCATCTTTTAAAAGTGCTTTAGAAATGGGAGCTGACGGTATTGAATTGGACGTGCAGCTTACTAAAGATGGACAACTAGTAGTTATTCACGATGAAAGGGTAGACAGGACTACAGACGGAATTGGCTTTGTTAAAGATTTTACTTTAAAAGAGCTTAAGAGGTTAGATGCTGGCATAAAATTTGACAAGAAGTTTGCAGGTGAGAGAATACCAAGTCTTTATGAAGTTTTTGAACTCATTGGACATAAAAATTTTATTGTAAATATAGAGATAAAAAGTGGAATTGTACTTTATCCAGGAATTGAAGAAAAGCTTATCAAAGCGATAGAAGATTATGACTTTGAGGATAGAGTAGTTATTTCTTCTTTTAACCATTATAGCTTAAGGGATGTAAAGAGAATGGCACCGGAGCTTAAAATTGGGCTTCTTTATCAATGTGGGCTTGTAGAACCATGGCACATGGCAATACGAATGAAAGCGTATTCTCTGCATCCTTTTTATTTTAATATAATACCTGAATTAGTAGAGGGATGTAAAAAGAATAATATAAAATTATTTCCTTGGACTGTTGATAGGAAAGAAGACATGGAAATGATGATAAAAGCAGGTGTTGATGCGATTATCACTGACGACCCACAAACTTTGATAAATCTTTTAGAGAAGGGAGAATAA
- a CDS encoding MFS transporter codes for MSSRLNYLKIFNLGLGFMVISMIWAAYNAYMPIFLGNFTKSNTLIGFVMSWDNIANLFILPFFGALSDNTRTRIGRRMPYILVSMPLAGVLYALLPLQTKLLSLLVIDLLFNIVVATYRTPMVALMPDIVEEEHRSKANGVINFMGGLGSLIIFFIGSQLYKINKAYPFFLSGILSLIIPIVLFLTIKEPKIVVNEEKKEKQSILKALATVVKDQNKAPFYTLLSIFMTIAGFSAVETFFTRYCKIALRIDESVSSFAMGFYALAFLVFALPAGFIATKIGKRKTMMIGAFGQGILFLIFMIVRDFRTIQILMPFAGMFNALFTINSYPLVVSYTSAEKIGTYTGLYYFFSSLAAIVTPSSFGAIMDFIGFNKLFLAASICLFISFAFLWIIGEKYENTML; via the coding sequence ATGTCCTCGCGATTGAATTATTTGAAGATATTTAATTTAGGCCTTGGTTTTATGGTAATTTCCATGATTTGGGCAGCATATAATGCCTATATGCCCATTTTTCTTGGTAATTTTACAAAAAGCAATACTTTAATTGGGTTTGTAATGAGTTGGGACAACATTGCTAACCTTTTTATACTTCCATTTTTTGGAGCTTTAAGCGATAATACGCGAACAAGAATAGGCAGGCGAATGCCATATATACTTGTAAGCATGCCTCTTGCTGGCGTTTTATATGCTTTGCTTCCACTTCAGACAAAACTTTTATCGCTTCTCGTTATAGATTTGTTGTTTAATATTGTTGTAGCTACGTATAGGACTCCTATGGTAGCTTTAATGCCAGATATTGTAGAAGAAGAGCACAGAAGCAAAGCTAATGGAGTCATAAATTTTATGGGAGGATTAGGTTCATTAATAATATTTTTTATTGGATCTCAGCTTTATAAAATAAACAAAGCATATCCCTTCTTTTTGTCAGGGATTTTATCATTAATTATACCTATAGTTTTATTTTTAACAATTAAAGAACCTAAAATAGTTGTTAATGAGGAAAAAAAAGAAAAACAGAGTATTTTAAAGGCACTTGCTACTGTGGTAAAAGATCAAAATAAAGCACCCTTTTATACTCTCCTGTCAATTTTTATGACAATTGCAGGTTTTTCTGCAGTTGAAACTTTTTTCACAAGGTATTGCAAAATAGCTTTAAGGATAGACGAAAGTGTTTCTTCTTTTGCAATGGGTTTTTACGCTTTGGCATTTTTAGTTTTTGCTTTACCTGCTGGATTTATAGCTACAAAAATAGGAAAAAGAAAAACTATGATGATTGGAGCTTTTGGACAAGGAATTTTATTTTTAATATTTATGATAGTACGTGATTTTAGGACAATCCAAATTTTGATGCCTTTTGCTGGAATGTTTAATGCTTTATTTACAATAAATTCTTATCCTCTTGTAGTGAGCTATACTTCAGCTGAAAAAATAGGAACATATACAGGGCTTTATTATTTCTTTTCATCCCTGGCAGCAATAGTTACTCCTTCCTCTTTTGGAGCTATTATGGATTTTATAGGATTTAACAAGTTATTTTTAGCAGCGTCTATATGTTTATTTATATCTTTTGCTTTTCTATGGATAATTGGTGAAAAATATGAAAACACAATGTTGTGA
- a CDS encoding O-acetyl-ADP-ribose deacetylase encodes MKEKIKLIKGNIVDQEVDAIVNAANSSLSGGGGVDGAIHRAGGPSIAEECRVIREKQGGCPTGHAVITGAGNLKAKYVIHAVGPIWRGGNHNEDNLLASAYIESLKLADEYNVKTIAFPSISTGAYGFPIERAAKIALRVVSDYLEGSDIKEVRFILFSDKDYEVYSKAYEELT; translated from the coding sequence ATGAAAGAAAAGATAAAATTAATAAAGGGGAATATTGTGGATCAAGAAGTAGATGCTATTGTAAATGCTGCAAATTCTTCTTTATCTGGAGGTGGTGGAGTAGACGGAGCTATTCATAGAGCGGGTGGCCCTTCTATCGCTGAGGAGTGCAGAGTTATAAGAGAAAAACAAGGGGGTTGTCCTACAGGTCATGCGGTTATAACTGGAGCAGGTAATTTAAAGGCTAAATATGTGATTCACGCTGTAGGACCTATTTGGAGAGGTGGCAATCATAATGAAGATAATTTATTAGCAAGTGCTTACATAGAAAGCCTCAAATTGGCGGATGAATATAATGTAAAAACTATAGCTTTTCCTTCTATAAGCACAGGAGCTTATGGTTTTCCTATAGAAAGAGCGGCAAAAATAGCTTTAAGAGTAGTATCTGATTATCTTGAAGGTAGCGATATAAAAGAAGTGAGATTTATACTTTTTAGTGATAAAGACTATGAAGTGTATTCAAAAGCTTATGAGGAACTGACTTAA
- a CDS encoding undecaprenyl-diphosphate phosphatase, whose translation MELLIKAFIMGIVEGLTEFLPISSTGHLIIVGKFIHFTGNFATMFEIVIQLGAILAVVFHYRKKIFASLKNLKPGSWGFNLWFKIFIAFIPAAVIGLLTHKYIEEHLFSPFTVAIALIAGAIMMIVIEDTFGKRYKIDNMDKVDTKKSLLIGIAQVMSLFPGMSRSASTIMGGMLAGLSVKAAAEFSFFLAIPTMFAATTLSLLKGFSAMSLLEWQALAVGFITSFLTALFVVDKFLSYLTRHSLKPFAYYRLAVGVLMILLVAEKIVK comes from the coding sequence ATGGAACTATTAATCAAAGCTTTTATAATGGGAATAGTAGAAGGATTAACTGAATTTTTACCTATTTCTTCCACGGGACATCTCATCATCGTAGGAAAATTTATACATTTTACAGGCAACTTCGCCACCATGTTTGAAATCGTCATTCAGTTGGGTGCTATTTTGGCAGTTGTATTCCACTACAGAAAAAAAATATTTGCTTCTCTTAAAAATTTGAAACCCGGAAGTTGGGGATTTAATTTGTGGTTCAAAATCTTTATAGCCTTTATACCAGCAGCTGTCATAGGACTACTTACTCACAAATACATTGAAGAGCATTTATTTTCGCCCTTCACTGTAGCAATTGCCCTCATCGCAGGTGCAATAATGATGATAGTCATAGAAGATACTTTCGGAAAAAGATATAAAATTGACAACATGGACAAAGTAGATACAAAAAAATCTTTGTTAATAGGTATAGCACAAGTTATGTCCCTGTTTCCAGGAATGTCACGGTCGGCGTCTACTATAATGGGAGGTATGCTCGCAGGATTGTCAGTTAAAGCTGCAGCGGAATTTTCCTTCTTTTTAGCAATACCTACAATGTTTGCTGCAACGACTCTTTCTCTTTTGAAGGGCTTTAGCGCCATGTCTTTATTGGAATGGCAAGCCCTGGCAGTAGGCTTTATCACGTCATTCTTAACAGCTTTATTTGTCGTCGATAAATTCTTATCTTATCTTACCAGGCATTCTTTAAAACCTTTTGCTTATTATAGACTAGCTGTAGGTGTATTGATGATATTACTTGTGGCAGAAAAAATAGTAAAATAA
- a CDS encoding pro-sigmaK processing inhibitor BofA family protein — MVMEGTFSFIVAILILVFILWLLGKSLRLMLKFVLNALVGFVMLLFFNFFGVLFGVYLPVNIITSFITGVFGIVGIVILLILKYLFHAI, encoded by the coding sequence ATGGTGATGGAAGGGACTTTTTCGTTTATTGTTGCTATTTTAATATTAGTTTTTATTTTATGGCTTTTAGGTAAGTCTCTGAGATTGATGTTAAAGTTTGTACTAAATGCCTTAGTGGGTTTTGTGATGCTTTTATTTTTTAATTTTTTTGGTGTTCTATTTGGGGTTTACTTGCCTGTCAATATAATTACCTCTTTTATTACAGGAGTTTTTGGGATAGTTGGTATAGTAATTTTGTTAATTCTTAAATATTTATTCCATGCCATTTAG
- the sspI gene encoding small acid-soluble spore protein SspI, with product MDIKKAVLDNLKGRTKEEIKGFIQEVVDSKEENAIPGLGVIFEATWEKLSNEEKDSMMNLIMRGIS from the coding sequence ATGGACATAAAAAAAGCTGTGCTTGACAACTTAAAAGGAAGAACAAAAGAGGAAATCAAAGGGTTTATACAGGAGGTTGTTGACAGCAAAGAGGAAAATGCAATACCAGGATTGGGGGTGATTTTTGAGGCGACGTGGGAAAAGTTGAGCAATGAGGAGAAAGACAGTATGATGAATTTGATAATGAGGGGAATATCTTAA
- a CDS encoding DUF1294 domain-containing protein, with product MNKIAMIALLTLNVFSFVLMGIDKYKAMHKLWRISEKTFFFLALFGGSIGVWIGMCFFRHKTRHKLFVFGIPMIILCQIVLVAVIKYW from the coding sequence ATGAACAAGATTGCAATGATTGCTTTATTAACTTTAAATGTATTTTCTTTTGTTTTAATGGGTATTGATAAATATAAAGCGATGCATAAACTTTGGAGAATAAGTGAAAAGACCTTTTTCTTTTTAGCACTATTTGGTGGTTCAATAGGCGTATGGATTGGCATGTGTTTTTTTAGACATAAGACAAGACATAAATTATTTGTATTTGGCATACCGATGATTATTCTTTGTCAAATTGTTTTAGTTGCTGTCATAAAATACTGGTAA
- a CDS encoding FprA family A-type flavoprotein: protein MKAMTIKPGVSKIGAVHWERRLFDSLIPLPDGTSYNAYLVEGKDKIALLDTVDPMTSEILMEQLKDVEKIDYIIAHHAEQDHSGCIPLVLEKYKEAKVICTPKAKTYLMDLLLIPEDKFITVEDGETLDLGGKTLKFIHAPWVHWPETMFTYLVEDKILFTCDFLGSHLATSELYATDECKVYEAAKRYYAEIMMPFRNFIEKDLEKIKDLDIDIIAPSHGPVYNNPKFILDAYNEWVYAKPKNIVVIPYSTMHGSVKKMVEYLQTVLVAKGVIVKPFDLSVTDIGELAMALVDAATIVIGTPTVLTGAHPMVVYATYLANALKPKTKFVSIIGSYNWGSRAQDQLSQMITNLKVEVISPVFIKGFPKEEDFKALDKLAEEIVKKHEEAGIL, encoded by the coding sequence ATGAAAGCAATGACTATAAAACCAGGAGTAAGTAAAATTGGCGCAGTACATTGGGAAAGAAGATTATTCGACTCTTTAATACCCCTGCCAGATGGTACGAGTTATAATGCCTATTTGGTAGAAGGAAAGGATAAAATAGCCCTTTTAGATACTGTAGATCCGATGACTTCAGAGATTTTGATGGAACAGTTAAAGGATGTAGAAAAAATTGATTATATAATAGCACATCATGCCGAGCAAGACCATTCAGGATGTATTCCTTTAGTCCTTGAGAAATATAAAGAGGCTAAGGTGATATGTACCCCTAAAGCAAAAACTTATTTGATGGATTTACTTTTAATACCTGAAGACAAATTTATTACTGTAGAAGACGGTGAAACTTTAGATTTAGGAGGAAAGACGTTAAAATTCATACATGCCCCGTGGGTACATTGGCCAGAAACAATGTTTACTTACCTTGTAGAAGATAAAATCCTTTTTACGTGTGACTTTTTAGGTTCCCATCTTGCAACTTCTGAACTTTATGCAACAGATGAGTGCAAAGTGTATGAGGCAGCAAAAAGATACTATGCAGAAATAATGATGCCTTTTAGAAACTTTATAGAAAAGGACTTAGAAAAAATAAAAGATTTGGATATAGATATAATTGCTCCTAGTCATGGTCCTGTGTACAATAACCCTAAATTTATCTTAGATGCTTATAATGAATGGGTTTATGCAAAACCTAAAAATATAGTCGTAATACCTTATTCTACCATGCACGGCAGTGTGAAAAAAATGGTGGAATACCTACAGACTGTTCTTGTGGCAAAGGGCGTCATTGTAAAGCCTTTTGATTTGTCTGTTACAGATATAGGTGAATTGGCTATGGCATTAGTGGATGCTGCTACAATAGTTATAGGTACTCCAACAGTACTTACAGGTGCTCATCCAATGGTGGTTTATGCTACTTATTTGGCCAATGCTTTAAAGCCGAAGACAAAGTTTGTTTCAATTATAGGCTCTTATAATTGGGGTAGCAGGGCACAAGATCAGCTTTCTCAAATGATTACCAATTTAAAAGTAGAGGTTATTTCACCAGTTTTCATAAAAGGATTCCCAAAAGAAGAAGACTTTAAGGCTCTTGATAAGTTAGCTGAAGAAATAGTGAAAAAACATGAAGAGGCTGGAATTTTATAA
- the arsC gene encoding arsenate reductase (thioredoxin): protein MSKNKKILYFICTGNSCRSQMAEGFGKYYGKDDFEVYSGGVEAHGLNPKAVQVMKEIGIDLSNQTSDLLDENILFKADYVITLCGDARDKCPALPPSIKSLHWDLEDPARATGTEEEVLNKFREIRDIIKENVKNLIEDIKKHSH from the coding sequence GTGTCAAAAAATAAAAAAATTTTATATTTTATATGCACTGGCAATTCCTGTAGAAGTCAAATGGCAGAAGGTTTTGGCAAATATTATGGAAAAGATGATTTTGAAGTATATAGTGGTGGTGTAGAAGCTCACGGTTTAAACCCAAAAGCTGTACAAGTTATGAAGGAAATAGGAATTGACCTAAGCAATCAAACTTCCGATTTATTGGATGAAAATATCCTTTTTAAAGCAGATTATGTGATAACTTTATGTGGTGATGCAAGAGATAAATGTCCTGCTTTGCCTCCTTCAATAAAAAGCCTCCATTGGGACTTAGAAGACCCTGCAAGAGCAACAGGCACAGAAGAAGAAGTTTTAAATAAATTTCGTGAAATAAGAGATATAATCAAAGAAAATGTAAAAAATTTGATAGAAGACATAAAAAAGCACTCGCACTAA
- the gnd gene encoding phosphogluconate dehydrogenase (NAD(+)-dependent, decarboxylating), which translates to MKVGLIGLGRMGFNLALNMRDHGHEVVVYNRSPEKIKEAEKEGIKGAYTIEDLVKNLERRRIIWLMVPAGDPVDEMIEKLVPLLEEHDIIIDGGNSYYKDTLRRYEMLKEKGIDFVDVGTSGGIEGARHGACTMIGAEDEVFKYIEPLIRDISAENGYLHTGKNGSGHFAKMVHNGIEYGMMQAIGEGFEVLEKSQFDFDLKEVARVWSHGSVIRGWLMELMEKAFEKDPKLSGIKGIMHSSGEGLWTVEEALNLKVPVPVIAQSLFMRYRSEQEDTFAGKVVAALRNEFGGHAVEKN; encoded by the coding sequence ATGAAGGTAGGTTTAATTGGATTAGGACGAATGGGATTTAATCTTGCTTTAAATATGAGAGACCATGGGCATGAGGTAGTGGTATATAACAGGTCACCTGAGAAAATAAAAGAGGCTGAAAAGGAAGGAATAAAAGGAGCTTATACAATTGAAGATTTAGTAAAAAACCTTGAAAGAAGAAGAATAATATGGCTTATGGTACCTGCAGGAGACCCTGTTGACGAAATGATAGAAAAATTAGTTCCCTTGCTTGAAGAACATGACATCATAATAGACGGCGGCAATTCCTACTATAAAGATACTTTAAGAAGGTATGAGATGCTTAAAGAAAAGGGAATTGATTTTGTAGATGTTGGAACAAGCGGAGGAATTGAAGGAGCAAGGCATGGGGCTTGTACCATGATAGGAGCAGAAGATGAGGTCTTTAAATATATTGAACCTCTAATTAGGGATATAAGTGCGGAAAACGGTTATTTACATACAGGAAAAAACGGTTCAGGACATTTTGCAAAAATGGTTCATAACGGCATAGAATACGGAATGATGCAGGCTATAGGAGAGGGTTTTGAAGTTTTAGAGAAGAGTCAGTTTGATTTTGATTTAAAAGAAGTGGCTAGAGTTTGGAGCCATGGCTCAGTAATTCGCGGATGGCTTATGGAGCTTATGGAAAAAGCTTTTGAAAAAGACCCTAAATTATCTGGGATAAAAGGAATAATGCACTCTTCTGGAGAAGGACTCTGGACGGTAGAAGAAGCTTTAAACCTCAAAGTGCCAGTGCCTGTAATTGCACAGTCTTTATTTATGAGATATCGTTCAGAGCAAGAAGATACCTTTGCAGGAAAGGTTGTAGCTGCTTTGAGAAATGAGTTTGGAGGACATGCGGTGGAAAAGAATTAA
- the zwf gene encoding glucose-6-phosphate dehydrogenase yields MVKNNISNIMVIFGGTGDLTHRKLIPALYNLKYQKILPENFAIVSIGRRDRTEEQYRNEVLESIKNYSRFDIDEKVWQNLSERIFYKRFDFVYDNGYIELSSFLKDLDEEYNTKGNRIYYLAVAPEYFGIIVEKLYRHGMVNNETSWQRVVIEKPFGENLESARKLNKMITDVFTERNTYRIDHYLGKEMLQNIMVIRFANVFFEPVWNRRYIDNVQISSSETVGIENRGGYYEKAGALRDMVQNHMMQLLTLTAMEPPVNLDTESIRDEKVKVLKSLEIFTREAVEKNVVRGQYVGYRQEDKVSPTSNTETFVALKVHVENFRWAGVPFYIRTGKRMPEKSTQIVIQFKPLPGILYFKEYKNLLPNLLVIKIQPEEGVKLQFNAKVPGAGDITIQPVDMDFCQNCQISSNSPEAYERLLYDVMRGDSTLFTRWDEVEYSWKFVDAIAEAWKDKTPDFPNYQPGTWGPKEASELLLRDNRMWWNV; encoded by the coding sequence ATGGTTAAAAATAATATATCTAATATAATGGTTATATTTGGCGGGACAGGGGATTTAACTCACAGAAAACTTATACCTGCTTTGTACAATTTGAAATACCAAAAAATTCTTCCTGAAAATTTTGCTATTGTATCCATAGGAAGGAGAGATAGAACAGAAGAACAATATAGAAACGAAGTATTAGAGTCAATTAAAAATTATTCGAGATTTGACATTGATGAGAAAGTTTGGCAAAATTTAAGTGAGAGGATATTTTATAAAAGGTTTGATTTTGTATACGATAATGGATATATAGAGCTAAGTTCTTTTTTAAAGGACCTCGATGAAGAATATAATACAAAAGGCAATAGGATATATTATCTTGCAGTAGCTCCAGAATATTTTGGTATAATTGTTGAAAAACTTTATAGGCACGGCATGGTAAATAATGAGACCTCTTGGCAAAGAGTGGTTATAGAAAAACCTTTTGGAGAAAACTTGGAATCGGCGCGGAAATTAAATAAAATGATAACTGATGTTTTTACAGAGAGAAATACCTATAGGATAGATCATTATCTGGGAAAAGAAATGCTTCAAAATATAATGGTAATTAGATTTGCTAATGTATTTTTTGAGCCCGTATGGAACAGAAGGTATATTGATAATGTTCAGATTTCTTCAAGTGAAACAGTCGGAATAGAAAATCGCGGTGGATATTATGAAAAAGCTGGGGCCTTACGAGATATGGTACAAAATCACATGATGCAACTTCTAACTTTAACGGCAATGGAACCGCCTGTAAATCTCGATACAGAGTCTATAAGAGATGAGAAGGTAAAAGTTCTGAAGTCTTTAGAGATATTTACTCGCGAGGCTGTTGAGAAAAATGTTGTGAGAGGGCAATATGTAGGATATAGACAAGAAGACAAAGTTTCCCCTACTTCTAATACAGAGACATTTGTAGCTTTGAAAGTGCATGTGGAAAATTTTCGCTGGGCAGGAGTACCTTTCTACATTCGCACAGGCAAAAGAATGCCGGAAAAGTCTACACAAATTGTAATACAGTTCAAACCGTTGCCAGGAATCTTGTATTTTAAAGAATATAAAAATTTATTGCCAAATTTATTAGTTATAAAAATTCAACCTGAGGAAGGTGTAAAGCTTCAATTTAATGCAAAAGTTCCTGGGGCAGGAGATATCACCATACAACCTGTAGATATGGATTTTTGTCAAAATTGCCAGATTTCTAGTAATTCTCCAGAAGCTTATGAAAGACTTCTTTACGATGTCATGAGAGGAGATTCTACTTTATTTACGCGATGGGATGAGGTAGAATATTCTTGGAAGTTTGTAGATGCTATTGCTGAAGCATGGAAAGACAAAACGCCTGACTTTCCTAATTATCAACCGGGGACATGGGGACCTAAAGAAGCAAGTGAGCTGTTACTAAGGGACAATAGAATGTGGTGGAATGTATAA
- a CDS encoding cyclase family protein: MKIYDISMEIHENMTVYKNKKEKRPKHTITVDSGDVRESRISMDMHTGAHIDAPLHMIRGGDTVENIDLNKVITKCKVFDFTNISDKITSEDLASKDIQKGDFIIFKTRNSFREDFDFEFVYLDKSGAQFLKEKGVIGVGIDALGIERNQPEHETHKILLGAGIVILEGLRLKDVEEGEYFLYAAPLKIRGAEASPTRAVLIKEE, translated from the coding sequence ATGAAAATATACGATATTTCGATGGAAATTCACGAAAATATGACTGTTTACAAAAATAAAAAAGAAAAAAGGCCTAAACATACTATTACCGTTGATAGTGGCGATGTGAGAGAGTCCCGTATTAGCATGGACATGCATACAGGAGCGCATATTGATGCTCCTCTACACATGATTAGGGGAGGAGATACAGTAGAAAATATAGACCTCAATAAGGTTATAACTAAATGTAAAGTATTTGACTTTACAAATATATCTGATAAAATAACATCGGAAGACCTTGCAAGTAAAGACATTCAAAAAGGAGATTTTATAATATTTAAAACAAGAAATTCTTTTAGAGAGGATTTCGATTTTGAATTTGTCTATTTAGATAAAAGCGGTGCCCAGTTTTTAAAAGAAAAAGGTGTAATTGGTGTAGGTATTGATGCATTAGGAATTGAGAGAAATCAGCCAGAGCATGAAACTCACAAGATTCTTTTAGGAGCAGGTATAGTTATTCTTGAGGGACTACGGTTAAAAGATGTAGAAGAAGGAGAATATTTCTTATATGCTGCGCCTTTAAAAATTAGAGGTGCCGAAGCCTCCCCTACAAGAGCTGTTTTGATAAAGGAAGAGTAA
- the sdaAB gene encoding L-serine ammonia-lyase, iron-sulfur-dependent subunit beta encodes MREYSVFDIMGPVMIGPSSSHTAGAARLAKIAREIVEEDISEVEFVLYESFARTYRGHGTDKALVAGILGFDPDDEKLPHSFEIARQQGIKFKFTESDEESPHPNTVKMIITGKSGQKNSILGCSIGGGNVLLKEINGIEVEFTGEYETLITNHIDRPGIVANVTKIFADYKINIAFMRVYRHSKGDKAIMVIESDQKIPDVAKETIKNIDGILNAIIINPM; translated from the coding sequence ATGAGAGAATACAGTGTATTTGATATTATGGGGCCTGTGATGATTGGACCCAGCAGTTCTCATACAGCAGGGGCCGCAAGGCTTGCGAAAATTGCTCGTGAAATTGTGGAAGAAGATATATCAGAAGTGGAATTTGTATTGTATGAATCTTTTGCCCGTACATATAGGGGACATGGTACGGATAAGGCTCTTGTGGCAGGGATATTAGGTTTTGACCCAGATGATGAGAAACTGCCTCATTCTTTTGAAATAGCAAGACAGCAAGGGATAAAGTTTAAATTTACTGAAAGTGACGAAGAATCACCACATCCCAATACTGTAAAAATGATAATAACAGGTAAAAGTGGACAGAAAAACAGCATTTTAGGATGTTCTATTGGTGGAGGAAATGTGCTTTTAAAAGAGATAAATGGCATAGAGGTAGAGTTTACTGGTGAATATGAAACGTTGATTACAAATCACATAGATAGACCAGGGATAGTGGCAAATGTCACTAAAATTTTTGCAGATTACAAAATAAATATAGCTTTTATGAGAGTGTACAGGCATTCAAAAGGTGACAAAGCTATTATGGTCATAGAATCAGACCAAAAAATACCTGATGTTGCAAAAGAAACCATAAAAAACATTGATGGAATTTTAAATGCCATAATAATAAATCCTATGTAA
- the sdaAA gene encoding L-serine ammonia-lyase, iron-sulfur-dependent, subunit alpha, producing the protein MYQFNHGYELLELTKKFNLPISQIVVLAEQEKTGEDLDTIFQKMRNNLKVMKEAINKGLNEDLKSVSGLSGGDAKKLYERIIIGNTLSCETMAKAAASALAVTEVNASMGKIVAAPTAGSSGVIPGALITVARKFGKSDDDMTRALFTATGIGIIIAKNATLSGAEGGCQAEVGSASAMAAAALVELMGGTPEQCLTAASFAIMNLLGLVCDPVAGLVEIPCEKRNALGALNAMICADFAIAGMDSVIPFDEVVEAMYKVGKAIPYALRETAEGGLAKTPTGIRLKKEIFEKVERGD; encoded by the coding sequence ATGTATCAATTTAATCATGGTTATGAACTATTAGAACTTACAAAAAAATTTAACTTACCAATATCGCAAATTGTGGTGCTAGCGGAGCAAGAAAAGACAGGAGAAGACCTTGATACAATTTTTCAAAAGATGAGAAATAACCTCAAAGTAATGAAAGAAGCTATTAATAAAGGTTTAAATGAAGATTTAAAATCAGTAAGTGGTTTATCAGGTGGAGATGCAAAAAAACTATATGAAAGAATAATCATTGGCAATACTCTTTCTTGTGAAACAATGGCAAAAGCTGCTGCTTCTGCTCTTGCAGTGACAGAAGTAAATGCTTCTATGGGTAAAATTGTTGCTGCTCCTACTGCAGGTTCCAGTGGAGTTATTCCGGGAGCTCTTATTACGGTGGCGAGAAAATTTGGCAAAAGTGATGATGATATGACAAGAGCTCTTTTCACTGCTACCGGCATAGGTATTATAATAGCTAAAAATGCTACTTTATCTGGAGCTGAGGGGGGATGTCAAGCAGAAGTAGGTTCTGCTTCAGCGATGGCTGCAGCAGCTTTAGTAGAACTTATGGGGGGAACACCAGAACAGTGTTTGACGGCAGCTTCTTTTGCTATAATGAATTTGCTAGGGCTTGTATGCGACCCAGTTGCAGGGTTGGTAGAAATCCCTTGTGAAAAGAGAAATGCCCTTGGGGCGCTTAATGCTATGATATGCGCTGATTTTGCAATAGCAGGAATGGACAGTGTCATACCCTTTGACGAAGTGGTAGAAGCTATGTATAAAGTAGGGAAAGCTATACCTTACGCTTTAAGGGAAACTGCAGAAGGGGGACTTGCAAAGACTCCTACAGGGATAAGGCTTAAGAAAGAGATATTTGAAAAAGTTGAACGGGGGGATTAA